The following are encoded in a window of Aromatoleum petrolei genomic DNA:
- a CDS encoding phosphate ABC transporter ATP-binding protein, translating to MFPLRLRDVRFQPNGRTVLDGIELELGGEGITLVLGPNGAGKSVLLRTICGLLEPTDGYIDWGGGARPHLGVMMVFQRPMMLRASVLENVALALKPHGIPRIERRRRAARMLDRVGLLARASDSARLLSGGEQQRLALARAWVTAPRLLLLDEPTASLDPSATAEVERIVREIRTDGTRILMTTHNLGQATRLGDDVVFMSAGRVREHASVQRFFSRPASDEARLFIQGELPWRMNF from the coding sequence ATGTTCCCCCTGCGCCTGCGCGACGTCCGATTCCAGCCCAACGGCCGCACGGTCCTCGATGGCATCGAACTGGAACTCGGCGGTGAGGGCATAACGCTCGTGCTCGGCCCGAACGGTGCCGGCAAGAGCGTGCTGCTGCGCACGATCTGCGGTCTGCTCGAACCCACGGACGGGTACATCGACTGGGGCGGCGGCGCGCGCCCCCATCTCGGCGTGATGATGGTGTTCCAGCGTCCGATGATGCTGCGCGCCTCGGTGCTGGAAAACGTCGCCCTTGCGCTCAAGCCCCACGGCATCCCGCGCATCGAGCGCAGGCGCCGCGCTGCGCGCATGCTCGATCGCGTCGGCCTGTTGGCGCGCGCGTCCGACAGCGCGCGGTTGCTCTCTGGCGGCGAACAGCAGCGCCTGGCGCTCGCCCGCGCATGGGTGACCGCGCCGCGCCTGCTGCTGCTGGACGAACCCACGGCCAGCCTGGATCCATCCGCGACGGCCGAAGTCGAGCGCATCGTCCGCGAAATCCGTACCGACGGAACGCGCATCCTCATGACCACGCACAATCTCGGCCAGGCCACCCGCCTGGGCGATGATGTCGTGTTCATGAGCGCCGGACGGGTGCGCGAACACGCCTCGGTGCAGCGCTTCTTCTCTCGCCCCGCATCCGACGAAGCCCGCCTGTTCATCCAGGGCGAGCTACCGTGGCGGATGAACTTCTGA
- a CDS encoding LysR family transcriptional regulator, giving the protein MDRLQAMEVFVRVAEAGSFTAVADRLNVARSAITRQIAALEAHLGTKLLARSTRRLSLTSSGSAYLEKCREILAMVEAAEGDLAGEKQAPRGQIRASVPMSFGVRHLMPLVADFITTYPEVSVDVEFSDRRVNLIEEGMDFAVRISEQIDPSLVIRRLSRSSLAVVASPDYLDRHGRPKHPDELLQHHCLTYTLGSSLGWNFSVNGETQSVPVKGRFRANNGDALLDAAIRGLGVVREPTFLTSQAVRAGLLEVLLPEYSTTELHIYAVFPGTRYVPHRVRTLVDYLAERIGPVPYWD; this is encoded by the coding sequence ATGGATCGCTTGCAGGCAATGGAAGTGTTTGTTCGCGTTGCGGAAGCGGGAAGCTTCACCGCGGTCGCGGACCGGCTGAATGTCGCCCGCTCGGCGATCACGCGGCAGATCGCGGCGCTGGAGGCGCACCTGGGCACCAAGTTGCTCGCCCGCAGCACGCGGCGGCTGAGCCTGACTTCGTCCGGGTCGGCCTACCTGGAAAAGTGCCGCGAAATCCTGGCGATGGTCGAGGCGGCCGAGGGCGACCTGGCAGGCGAGAAGCAGGCACCACGCGGACAGATTCGCGCGAGTGTGCCGATGAGCTTCGGCGTGCGCCACCTGATGCCCTTGGTCGCGGACTTCATTACCACCTATCCGGAAGTGAGCGTGGACGTCGAGTTCAGCGACCGCCGCGTGAATCTGATCGAGGAAGGCATGGATTTCGCCGTGCGCATTTCCGAACAGATCGATCCGTCACTGGTGATCCGCCGTCTCAGCCGGAGTTCGCTGGCGGTGGTCGCCTCGCCCGACTATCTGGATCGGCACGGTCGGCCGAAGCATCCCGACGAGTTGCTGCAGCACCACTGCCTGACTTACACGCTGGGTTCCAGCCTGGGCTGGAACTTCAGTGTGAACGGCGAGACCCAATCGGTGCCGGTGAAGGGGCGTTTCCGCGCCAACAACGGCGATGCCCTGCTCGATGCAGCGATCCGCGGGCTGGGCGTGGTGCGCGAGCCGACCTTCCTGACTTCGCAGGCGGTGCGGGCCGGGTTGCTGGAGGTATTGCTGCCGGAATACTCGACAACGGAGTTGCACATTTACGCGGTGTTTCCCGGCACGCGCTATGTACCGCACCGCGTGCGCACACTTGTCGATTATCTGGCGGAGCGCATCGGGCCGGTCCCGTACTGGGACTGA
- a CDS encoding cytochrome b yields MNASIQYSRPAVIVHWMVAILVLVALPLGYYMTDLSLSPRKLQLISWHKWIGFTVLLLFIPRLFLRLTRPVPAPVDTMPGWQRAVASLTHVVLYVLIIAVPVTGWLMSSAKGFPVVYLGLIPLPDLVGKHEGLGDLLKSAHEVLTSGLLILVGLHIAAALKHHIIDRDETLVRMVPLLKR; encoded by the coding sequence ATGAATGCAAGCATCCAATACTCGAGACCGGCGGTGATCGTGCACTGGATGGTCGCCATCCTGGTGCTCGTCGCGCTGCCGCTCGGCTACTACATGACCGACCTGTCCCTGTCGCCGCGGAAGCTGCAGCTCATCTCGTGGCACAAATGGATCGGCTTCACCGTACTGCTGCTCTTCATTCCCCGCCTGTTCCTGCGCCTCACGCGCCCGGTGCCCGCGCCGGTCGACACCATGCCGGGCTGGCAACGCGCAGTCGCGTCGCTGACCCACGTCGTGCTCTACGTGCTGATCATCGCCGTGCCTGTCACCGGATGGCTGATGAGCTCCGCCAAAGGCTTCCCGGTCGTCTATCTGGGGCTCATCCCGCTGCCCGACCTCGTCGGAAAACACGAGGGCTTGGGCGACCTGCTCAAATCGGCCCACGAAGTCCTGACTTCCGGCCTGTTGATTCTCGTCGGCCTGCACATCGCCGCCGCACTCAAACATCACATCATCGACCGCGACGAAACGCTGGTGCGCATGGTGCCCCTGCTCAAACGCTGA
- a CDS encoding NAD(P)/FAD-dependent oxidoreductase gives MKHVILGNGPAGVVAAETLRRAAPADEILMVGSEDAPPYSRMAIPYLLEENIDESGTWLRKAPEHFRRLNIGELRARAVSLDTDKRRILFHDGHFEDYDRLLIATGSHPVRPPIPGVDLPEVQTCWTLDDARAIARLAKPGSRVLQLGAGFIGCIIMQALAARGVQLTVVEMGDRMVPRMMTPKAGGMIKRWVENKGIRVVTNAGVQRIDRGGSEGVVDVTLSTGEVLPCDLVIVAAGVAPNIAFLDSTPVHVAKGVLVDDKLETSVPGIFAAGDVAEAPDLFTGAHLVAAIQPNAADQARVAALNMAGHHTKLNGVLAINVLDTLGLISASFGQWWGEGSESGGTGIEHVDENGFRYLSLQFKDDVMIGATSIGLTQHVGALRGLIHGRVKLGPWKDRLLANPLQFVEAYVARSQQPMALAR, from the coding sequence ATGAAACACGTGATACTCGGCAACGGACCCGCAGGCGTCGTCGCGGCCGAAACGCTGCGCCGCGCCGCCCCCGCGGACGAGATCCTAATGGTCGGCAGCGAGGACGCCCCGCCGTACTCGCGCATGGCCATCCCCTATCTGCTCGAAGAGAACATCGACGAGTCGGGCACCTGGCTGCGCAAGGCCCCCGAGCACTTTCGCCGGCTCAACATCGGCGAACTGCGCGCGCGTGCCGTGTCGCTCGATACCGACAAGCGCCGCATCCTGTTCCACGACGGCCACTTCGAGGACTACGACCGGCTCCTGATCGCCACCGGCTCGCACCCCGTGCGCCCGCCCATCCCCGGCGTCGACCTGCCCGAAGTGCAGACCTGCTGGACGCTCGACGACGCCCGTGCGATCGCCCGGCTCGCCAAGCCAGGTTCGCGCGTGCTGCAGCTCGGCGCCGGCTTCATCGGCTGCATCATCATGCAGGCCCTTGCTGCCCGCGGCGTGCAACTCACCGTTGTCGAGATGGGCGACCGCATGGTGCCGCGCATGATGACGCCCAAGGCCGGTGGCATGATCAAACGCTGGGTCGAGAACAAAGGCATTCGCGTCGTCACCAACGCCGGCGTGCAACGCATCGACCGCGGCGGCAGCGAGGGCGTCGTCGACGTCACCCTGTCGACCGGCGAAGTCCTGCCGTGCGATCTAGTGATCGTCGCCGCCGGTGTCGCGCCCAACATCGCCTTCCTCGATTCGACGCCGGTCCATGTCGCCAAGGGGGTGCTCGTCGACGACAAGCTCGAGACCAGCGTCCCCGGCATCTTCGCCGCGGGTGACGTCGCCGAGGCTCCCGATCTCTTCACCGGTGCCCACCTCGTCGCTGCGATCCAGCCCAACGCGGCCGACCAGGCGCGCGTCGCCGCGCTCAACATGGCGGGGCACCATACCAAGCTCAACGGCGTGCTCGCTATCAACGTGCTCGACACGCTGGGCCTGATTTCGGCCTCCTTCGGCCAGTGGTGGGGGGAGGGTAGCGAAAGTGGCGGAACAGGCATCGAACACGTCGACGAGAACGGATTCCGTTACCTCAGCCTGCAGTTCAAGGACGACGTGATGATCGGCGCCACCTCGATCGGCCTGACGCAGCACGTCGGCGCGCTGCGCGGCCTGATCCACGGACGGGTGAAGCTCGGTCCCTGGAAGGATCGCCTGCTCGCCAACCCGTTGCAGTTCGTCGAGGCCTACGTCGCGCGCTCGCAGCAACCGATGGCGCTCGCGCGCTGA
- the thiS gene encoding sulfur carrier protein ThiS, translating into MKIGFKLFASLTDHLPPDRKGNRIELEVGEGTTIAELITRFNVPERSAHLVLVNGHFVPAAQRASRALADGDELAIWPPIAGG; encoded by the coding sequence ATGAAGATCGGCTTCAAGCTCTTCGCCTCCCTGACCGATCACCTTCCGCCCGATCGCAAGGGCAACCGTATCGAACTGGAGGTCGGGGAGGGGACGACCATCGCCGAGTTGATCACGCGCTTCAACGTCCCCGAGCGCAGCGCGCATCTGGTACTCGTCAACGGTCACTTCGTGCCGGCTGCGCAGCGTGCCTCCCGCGCGCTCGCGGACGGCGACGAACTGGCCATCTGGCCGCCGATTGCGGGCGGCTGA
- a CDS encoding YceI family protein: MKAHKILAAAILSLALPLVGVGAHAAQPAGSFDQVQTAKNRIDFVFKQMNVPVKGHFTKAKVDLVFDPAAPAKSTVRLDLDLASIDAGSADANSEVVGKPWFDIKSFPTATFVSSSVKPIGGDRYEMTGKLTIKGKTRDVTTPVTVTQNGNTAAFDGGFTLKRLEFAIGDGSWSDTSIVADEVKVSFHVEAERRAAK, translated from the coding sequence ATGAAAGCCCATAAAATCCTCGCTGCCGCCATCCTGTCGCTCGCGCTGCCCTTGGTGGGGGTGGGCGCACACGCCGCGCAACCCGCAGGTAGCTTCGATCAGGTGCAGACCGCCAAGAACCGGATCGATTTCGTCTTCAAGCAGATGAACGTGCCGGTCAAGGGCCACTTCACGAAGGCCAAGGTCGATCTCGTCTTCGATCCGGCCGCCCCCGCGAAATCGACCGTGCGTCTCGATCTCGACCTCGCCAGCATCGATGCCGGTTCCGCTGACGCGAACAGCGAGGTCGTCGGCAAGCCCTGGTTCGACATCAAGTCCTTCCCCACCGCGACCTTCGTGTCGTCGTCCGTGAAACCGATCGGCGGCGACCGCTACGAAATGACCGGCAAGCTCACGATCAAGGGCAAAACACGCGACGTGACGACGCCGGTAACCGTCACGCAGAACGGCAACACCGCTGCGTTCGACGGTGGCTTCACCCTCAAGCGGCTGGAGTTCGCCATCGGCGACGGCAGCTGGTCCGACACCTCGATCGTCGCCGACGAAGTCAAGGTCAGCTTCCACGTCGAAGCTGAACGCCGCGCTGCGAAATAA
- a CDS encoding ABC transporter permease — translation MYGLAATFADAFALLATFDHRAVEIVILSLRVSGSAVILGTLIGLPLGACLAVGRFPGHSAALVVVNGLMGAPSVVVGVVVYLVLSRSGPLGGLGMLYTPAAMVVAQTLLVVPLMAAITRQIIDDSWQRYAEEFRAMRFTWLQSVTTLLYDCRHSLLVAVLAGLGRAMSEVGAVMIVGGNIDHATRVMTTAIALETSKGDLPLAIALGIVLVAVILILNAVAFAMRAWAMRRYG, via the coding sequence ATGTACGGACTCGCCGCGACCTTCGCTGACGCATTCGCCCTTCTTGCCACCTTCGATCACCGCGCGGTCGAAATCGTCATCCTGTCGCTTCGGGTCAGCGGTTCGGCCGTGATCCTCGGCACACTCATCGGCCTTCCCCTCGGAGCGTGTCTGGCCGTAGGCCGATTCCCCGGCCACAGTGCGGCGCTCGTCGTCGTCAATGGATTGATGGGGGCTCCGTCGGTGGTCGTCGGAGTCGTCGTCTATCTGGTCCTGTCGCGTTCGGGACCGCTCGGCGGGCTGGGCATGCTCTATACGCCCGCGGCGATGGTCGTCGCGCAAACCCTGCTGGTCGTGCCCCTGATGGCCGCCATCACACGCCAGATCATCGACGATTCCTGGCAGCGCTATGCCGAAGAATTCAGGGCGATGCGCTTCACATGGTTGCAAAGCGTCACGACCCTCCTGTACGACTGCCGCCATTCCCTGCTCGTGGCGGTCCTCGCCGGACTCGGGCGCGCCATGAGCGAAGTCGGCGCGGTGATGATCGTCGGCGGCAACATCGACCACGCCACGCGCGTCATGACCACCGCAATTGCGCTGGAAACCAGCAAGGGCGACCTGCCGCTCGCCATTGCGTTGGGCATCGTGCTCGTCGCGGTCATTCTCATCCTCAATGCCGTGGCGTTCGCGATGCGGGCCTGGGCGATGCGCAGGTACGGCTGA
- a CDS encoding SDR family oxidoreductase, with the protein MILVTGATGQLGLHIVQQLAVRLPEAGVGQLAVSVRNPERAAALAARGIEVRRGNFDEPETLRATFAGASRLVIVSTDGPKAQRIAQHRNAIETAHAAGVEHILYTSFLDADAASPSEFAQVHADSEAALAASGVAYTILRNGMYADFLPMTFAAALNCGLLQLPAGEGRVSYLSRSELAGAIAAAAVAPRLKKRIYELTGQTAHDYHDLAARVGAATGKALRYEPVDEDSYASMLEGAGMPVWLARSMANMYTAVAANHMSRTTNDFAALVGHPPKSIDCLIAEFFRAV; encoded by the coding sequence ATGATTCTCGTAACCGGAGCAACCGGGCAGCTAGGCCTGCACATCGTGCAGCAGCTCGCCGTGCGCCTGCCGGAGGCGGGAGTCGGACAGCTCGCTGTCAGCGTCCGCAATCCCGAGCGTGCCGCGGCGCTCGCTGCACGTGGTATCGAGGTGCGCCGTGGCAACTTCGATGAGCCCGAAACCCTGCGGGCGACCTTTGCCGGCGCCTCGCGCCTCGTGATCGTCTCCACCGACGGCCCCAAGGCGCAACGCATCGCGCAGCACCGCAATGCAATCGAGACGGCGCACGCCGCCGGGGTTGAGCATATCCTCTACACCAGCTTTCTCGACGCCGACGCCGCATCCCCATCGGAGTTCGCGCAGGTGCATGCCGACAGCGAGGCCGCTCTTGCCGCGTCCGGCGTCGCTTACACCATTCTGCGCAACGGCATGTACGCAGACTTCCTGCCCATGACCTTTGCCGCCGCGCTCAATTGCGGCCTGCTGCAATTGCCAGCCGGGGAGGGCAGGGTGAGCTACCTGTCACGCAGCGAGCTTGCGGGGGCAATCGCTGCCGCCGCAGTCGCGCCGCGGCTCAAAAAGCGCATCTACGAACTTACCGGCCAGACCGCCCACGATTATCACGACCTTGCTGCGCGGGTCGGCGCCGCGACCGGCAAGGCGCTGCGTTACGAACCGGTGGACGAGGACTCCTACGCCTCCATGCTTGAAGGGGCCGGCATGCCTGTCTGGCTCGCCCGTTCCATGGCAAACATGTACACCGCAGTCGCTGCGAACCACATGTCGCGCACCACCAACGACTTCGCTGCCCTGGTCGGTCATCCGCCCAAGTCGATCGACTGCCTTATCGCAGAATTCTTCCGCGCAGTCTGA